One genomic window of Cellulophaga sp. Hel_I_12 includes the following:
- the ccoN gene encoding cytochrome-c oxidase, cbb3-type subunit I — translation MEVQQFYYDNKVVKKFLYATMFWGIIGMTVGLLLAFLFIFPNLTDGISWLSFGRLRPLHTNAVIFAFVGNAIFAGVYYSTQRLLKARMYSDFLSNFNFWGWQLIIVAAAITLPLGYSTSKEYAELEWPIDIAIALVWVAFGANLIGTMIKRRQRHLYVAIWFYLATFVTVAVLHIFNSLALPVSLGGMKSYSVYAGVQDALVQWWYGHNAVAFFLTTPFLGLMYYFVPKAANRPVYSYKLSIVHFWSLIFIYIWAGPHHLLYSALPDWAQNLGVAFSIMLLAPSWGGMINGLLTLRGAWDKVRTDPTLKFMVVAITGYGMATFEGPLLSLKNVNAIAHFSDWIIAHVHVGALAWNGFLAFGMIYWMVPKIFKTRLASVGLANFHFWIGTLGIILYALPMYVAGFTQALMWKDFNPDGTLVYGNFLETVTEIMPMYWMRAIGGTMYIVGACVMIYNVVLTIKSGSKVEDELAEAAALTKVSKKRTAGETYHTWLERKPVQLTIFATIAILIGGAVQIIPTILVKSNIPTITSVKPYTPLELEGRDLYIREGCVGCHSQMVRPFRSEVERYGEYAKAGEFVYDHPFLWGSKRTGPDLLRVGGKYSDNWHLNHMYDPQSTSSGSIMPSYSWMVRDEHDRSDIQAKMKTMVSLGVPYSDEDIENAITSMDAQATQIEKNLYADPDFATNYEADKKYAAENGMEFVQMRDREIVSLIAYLQRLGTDIKIKETGEIVTDNN, via the coding sequence ATGGAAGTACAGCAGTTTTATTACGACAATAAAGTCGTTAAAAAGTTCCTCTACGCAACAATGTTTTGGGGAATTATAGGGATGACAGTAGGCCTACTATTGGCTTTTCTTTTCATCTTTCCAAACCTTACTGACGGCATATCATGGCTTAGTTTTGGTCGTTTAAGGCCTTTACATACCAACGCTGTTATTTTTGCTTTTGTGGGGAACGCTATTTTCGCAGGGGTGTATTACTCTACACAACGCCTATTAAAAGCGCGTATGTATAGCGATTTTTTAAGTAATTTTAATTTCTGGGGATGGCAATTAATTATTGTAGCCGCTGCAATTACATTACCACTTGGGTACTCAACTTCAAAAGAATATGCTGAACTTGAATGGCCAATAGATATTGCTATTGCACTAGTTTGGGTAGCCTTCGGGGCGAACCTTATTGGTACTATGATCAAAAGAAGGCAACGCCACTTATATGTTGCGATTTGGTTTTATTTAGCCACATTTGTAACGGTTGCCGTACTTCATATTTTTAATAGTTTGGCATTACCCGTAAGCCTAGGTGGAATGAAAAGTTATTCTGTATATGCTGGAGTTCAAGATGCTTTAGTACAATGGTGGTACGGCCATAATGCCGTAGCATTTTTCTTAACTACGCCCTTTCTAGGTTTAATGTATTATTTTGTTCCAAAGGCTGCCAACAGACCAGTTTATTCTTATAAATTATCTATTGTTCACTTTTGGTCTTTAATCTTTATATACATCTGGGCAGGCCCTCACCATTTATTGTATTCTGCATTACCGGATTGGGCTCAAAATTTAGGGGTAGCCTTCTCTATTATGTTATTAGCGCCATCTTGGGGTGGTATGATTAACGGACTATTGACCTTAAGAGGTGCCTGGGATAAAGTACGTACAGACCCAACCTTAAAATTTATGGTAGTTGCTATTACCGGTTATGGTATGGCCACTTTTGAAGGACCCTTATTATCTTTAAAAAACGTAAATGCTATTGCACACTTTAGTGATTGGATCATTGCTCACGTACACGTTGGAGCGCTAGCGTGGAACGGATTTTTAGCCTTTGGTATGATTTATTGGATGGTGCCTAAAATTTTCAAAACGCGTTTAGCCTCTGTTGGTTTAGCTAATTTTCACTTCTGGATTGGTACTTTAGGGATTATTTTATACGCATTACCCATGTACGTTGCTGGTTTTACTCAGGCCTTAATGTGGAAAGACTTTAACCCAGATGGGACATTAGTTTATGGGAACTTTTTAGAGACCGTAACTGAAATTATGCCCATGTACTGGATGCGTGCTATTGGTGGCACCATGTATATTGTTGGTGCTTGTGTGATGATTTACAACGTAGTACTCACCATTAAATCTGGAAGTAAAGTAGAAGACGAATTGGCAGAAGCTGCGGCTTTAACAAAAGTTTCTAAAAAGAGAACGGCTGGAGAAACCTACCATACTTGGTTAGAGCGTAAGCCTGTGCAGTTGACTATTTTTGCCACTATTGCGATTTTAATTGGTGGCGCGGTACAAATTATACCTACCATTTTGGTAAAATCTAATATTCCAACCATAACAAGTGTTAAACCTTACACCCCTTTAGAATTAGAAGGTCGTGATTTATACATTCGCGAAGGCTGTGTGGGTTGTCACTCACAGATGGTACGCCCGTTTAGAAGTGAAGTAGAACGTTATGGCGAATATGCTAAAGCAGGTGAGTTTGTTTACGATCACCCTTTCCTTTGGGGAAGCAAGCGTACAGGTCCAGATTTATTACGTGTAGGTGGCAAATATTCAGACAATTGGCACTTAAATCACATGTACGATCCACAAAGTACTTCTTCTGGTTCAATTATGCCCTCATACTCTTGGATGGTTCGCGATGAACATGATCGCTCAGATATTCAAGCTAAAATGAAAACAATGGTATCCCTTGGTGTACCCTATTCAGATGAAGACATAGAAAACGCTATTACGTCGATGGATGCACAAGCTACCCAAATAGAAAAAAACTTATATGCCGATCCTGATTTCGCAACAAACTACGAAGCTGATAAAAAGTATGCCGCAGAAAACGGAATGGAGTTTGTACAAATGCGCGACCGTGAAATAGTTTCGTTAATAGCTTACTTACAGCGCTTGGGTACTGATATTAAGATCAAAGAAACCGGAGAAATAGTTACGGATAATAACTAA
- a CDS encoding cbb3-type cytochrome c oxidase N-terminal domain-containing protein, with protein sequence MKNTSSLWWIRIPVAFFIIFGMMEFFIDSGKQPAILAYPITQFFMLMVLILLIAIELILSSIENVMFQTLSEEAKERYLTHKATRFEWTWAKNMYKKLLGSKPAEVEHEIILDHNYDGIKELDNKLPPWWVYLFYASIVFAVVYLARFHIFNDYNQDAEYLTEVAIAQAEIEEYKKNAKDLVDVTTVELLADASDLSAGKAIFESNCVACHMADGGGGIGPNLTDRNWILGGGIKNVFNTISEGGRDGKGMVAWKQSLKPLEMAQVASYVLGFEGKTAANPKIAEGEIWIDPHMKVEGVDIDATKVKIEVQVDTLEFKETLDVDGTTIE encoded by the coding sequence ATGAAAAACACATCGTCACTTTGGTGGATAAGAATACCCGTAGCCTTCTTTATCATTTTCGGAATGATGGAATTCTTTATAGACTCGGGAAAACAACCCGCTATTTTAGCCTACCCTATCACTCAGTTTTTTATGCTGATGGTTTTAATATTATTAATAGCTATAGAGCTAATTTTGAGTTCTATTGAAAATGTAATGTTCCAAACCCTTTCAGAAGAAGCAAAAGAACGTTATTTAACCCATAAAGCAACCCGATTTGAATGGACATGGGCTAAAAATATGTACAAAAAATTGCTTGGTTCTAAACCTGCTGAAGTTGAGCATGAAATTATTCTAGATCACAACTACGATGGCATTAAAGAATTAGATAATAAATTACCGCCATGGTGGGTATATTTATTTTATGCGTCTATCGTTTTCGCTGTCGTTTATTTAGCGCGTTTTCACATATTTAATGACTACAATCAAGATGCCGAATACTTAACAGAAGTTGCTATTGCACAAGCTGAAATAGAAGAATACAAGAAAAATGCTAAGGATTTGGTCGATGTTACTACGGTTGAATTATTAGCGGATGCATCGGACTTAAGTGCTGGTAAAGCCATTTTTGAAAGCAACTGCGTTGCCTGCCATATGGCCGATGGTGGTGGTGGAATTGGCCCTAACTTAACAGATAGAAACTGGATTTTAGGTGGAGGTATTAAAAATGTCTTTAATACGATATCCGAAGGTGGTCGTGACGGTAAAGGTATGGTAGCTTGGAAACAAAGCTTGAAACCTCTTGAAATGGCGCAAGTTGCCAGTTATGTTTTAGGTTTTGAAGGAAAAACAGCTGCAAATCCAAAAATTGCTGAAGGAGAAATATGGATAGATCCACACATGAAGGTTGAAGGAGTAGATATTGATGCTACAAAAGTAAAAATTGAAGTACAAGTTGATACCTTAGAGTTTAAAGAAACACTAGATGTAGATGGCACTACCATAGAATAG
- a CDS encoding cytochrome c oxidase subunit IV: protein MFKFVKGYMETIDGVATYPIISLLIFFIFFMVLFLWVFTASKEYIKEVSELPMEKDNQQNLEL from the coding sequence ATGTTCAAATTTGTAAAAGGATATATGGAAACTATAGATGGCGTTGCCACCTACCCTATTATATCGTTATTAATCTTCTTTATTTTCTTCATGGTTTTATTCCTTTGGGTTTTTACAGCCTCAAAAGAATACATTAAAGAAGTAAGTGAATTACCTATGGAAAAAGACAACCAACAAAACTTAGAATTATGA
- the ccoS gene encoding cbb3-type cytochrome oxidase assembly protein CcoS: MSVIYLLLSISIIVALIFFIAFIVSVRSGQYDDSYTPSVRMLFDDELVKESSTKQAITSEKKLQSNQTDRKAALVISNKKSIQLNKSLNN, from the coding sequence ATGAGCGTTATTTATTTATTATTATCCATCAGCATTATTGTTGCTCTAATTTTCTTTATTGCTTTTATTGTATCGGTACGCAGTGGGCAATATGATGATTCGTATACCCCATCTGTTCGTATGCTTTTTGATGATGAATTGGTAAAAGAAAGTTCTACGAAGCAAGCTATAACATCCGAAAAAAAATTACAATCCAATCAAACAGATCGCAAGGCTGCGCTCGTAATCTCGAATAAAAAAAGTATCCAACTAAATAAAAGTTTAAACAATTAA
- a CDS encoding FixH family protein: MKINWGTGIVLALAAFISFILFFVIRMSMDDKSNHDLVTEEYYKQELTFQKDLDAQNNAINTNNNLIVAKTPEGLLVTFPENLEFEKVKGTVSLYRPSNKQLDFDFPISLSNTNLLVPDKRLLDGRWDIKVSWNYKDEEFLSKKSITY, translated from the coding sequence ATGAAAATAAATTGGGGAACAGGTATCGTATTAGCATTGGCTGCATTTATAAGTTTTATCTTATTTTTTGTGATTCGCATGAGTATGGACGATAAATCGAACCACGATTTAGTGACCGAAGAGTATTATAAACAAGAGCTAACCTTTCAAAAAGATTTAGATGCTCAAAATAATGCGATAAACACGAATAATAATTTAATTGTTGCAAAAACACCAGAAGGATTACTTGTTACATTTCCTGAAAATTTGGAATTTGAAAAAGTAAAAGGCACGGTGTCCCTATACAGACCATCTAATAAACAATTGGATTTTGACTTTCCTATAAGTCTATCCAACACAAATTTGCTCGTACCTGACAAACGTTTGTTAGATGGTCGCTGGGACATTAAAGTTTCTTGGAACTACAAAGATGAAGAATTTCTATCGAAAAAAAGTATTACTTATTAA
- a CDS encoding bifunctional precorrin-2 dehydrogenase/sirohydrochlorin ferrochelatase — MERNNLYPIFLKTSNLNILIVGGGNVALEKLSFLLKSSPDANVELVSPMFREETLTLIQKFNIKTTVANYDPSFLKNKHMVVATTDNVPVNEQVYHDCRAQNILVNVADNPPFCDFYMGGIVTKGNVKVAISTNGKSPTTAKRLRQFFEDVLPDNIDDLVKNLNEFRKTIKGDFEEKVETLNEFTKGLVNKKN; from the coding sequence ATGGAACGCAACAATCTATACCCCATATTTTTAAAAACATCAAACTTAAATATTTTAATCGTGGGTGGTGGAAACGTGGCACTAGAAAAATTAAGTTTCCTTCTAAAATCCAGTCCAGACGCAAATGTAGAATTGGTATCACCCATGTTTCGAGAAGAAACTTTAACCTTAATTCAAAAATTTAATATAAAAACCACGGTGGCTAATTACGACCCCAGCTTTTTAAAAAATAAGCATATGGTCGTTGCTACGACTGATAATGTCCCTGTAAACGAACAAGTATACCATGATTGTAGAGCACAAAATATATTGGTCAATGTAGCCGACAATCCACCGTTTTGTGATTTTTATATGGGTGGTATTGTCACTAAAGGCAATGTAAAAGTGGCCATTTCTACCAACGGAAAATCACCGACGACCGCCAAAAGATTGCGTCAGTTTTTTGAAGATGTGCTTCCTGACAATATCGACGATTTAGTAAAAAACCTCAACGAATTTAGAAAAACAATCAAAGGTGATTTCGAAGAAAAAGTAGAGACTTTAAACGAGTTTACAAAAGGTTTGGTGAACAAAAAAAATTAG
- the ccoG gene encoding cytochrome c oxidase accessory protein CcoG — protein MSQDQDNFRDTIGTINEEGKRAWVFPKKPSGKLYEYRKYVSYFLLVFLFAAPFVKINGNQFLMFNVLERRFNIFGFPFWPQDFHLFVISMIIGVIFIALFTVAFGRIFCGWMCPQTIFMEMVFRRIEYWIDGDRGAQIKLERQEWNAEKIRKRVLKWIIFFIISFLIANVFLAYLIGSDRLIQYVYDGPLAHVSTMVSLLIFTAVFYFVFAWFREQVCIIACPYGRMQSVLLDNKSIVVAYDHKRGEAENGRKKWRKNEDREALGHGDCIDCFQCVNVCPTGIDIRNGTQLECVNCTACIDECDTIMEKVDLPKGLIRYASEDEIVKKEKFTFSPRLKGYTAVLVILTGVLIGMLFLRNDLDATILRLPGQLYEHKEGNIISNVYTFKLVNKTSTDINNIHFALVSHKGTIKLVREGDFNVKGQQLAEGTLFIEINNAAIKSDKEKIKIEIYSGDTLIETTTTAFLAPRSYR, from the coding sequence ATGTCGCAAGATCAAGATAATTTTAGAGACACCATCGGAACCATAAACGAGGAGGGCAAAAGAGCATGGGTTTTTCCAAAAAAGCCTAGTGGTAAATTATACGAATATCGCAAATATGTTAGCTATTTTTTACTCGTTTTTTTGTTTGCAGCACCCTTTGTAAAAATTAACGGCAATCAGTTTTTGATGTTTAATGTATTAGAGCGTCGCTTTAATATATTTGGATTTCCATTTTGGCCACAAGACTTTCATTTGTTTGTAATCTCTATGATTATTGGGGTTATCTTTATTGCTCTTTTCACAGTTGCTTTCGGACGCATTTTTTGTGGTTGGATGTGCCCACAGACCATTTTTATGGAAATGGTTTTTCGAAGAATTGAATATTGGATTGATGGGGATCGAGGTGCCCAAATTAAACTAGAGCGACAAGAATGGAACGCGGAAAAAATTAGAAAACGTGTTTTAAAATGGATTATCTTTTTTATCATCTCGTTTTTAATTGCCAATGTATTTTTAGCTTATTTAATTGGTAGTGATCGCTTGATACAATATGTTTATGATGGGCCTTTAGCACATGTAAGTACTATGGTATCGCTGTTAATTTTTACGGCTGTATTTTATTTTGTTTTTGCTTGGTTCAGAGAGCAAGTATGTATCATTGCTTGTCCTTATGGCCGAATGCAAAGTGTTTTATTAGATAATAAATCAATTGTGGTTGCCTATGACCACAAGCGTGGTGAAGCAGAAAATGGCAGAAAAAAATGGCGTAAAAATGAAGATCGTGAAGCTTTAGGGCATGGCGATTGTATCGACTGTTTTCAGTGCGTAAATGTTTGTCCGACTGGGATAGATATTCGAAACGGTACCCAATTAGAATGCGTAAACTGTACCGCTTGTATTGACGAGTGCGATACTATTATGGAAAAAGTAGACCTTCCTAAAGGCTTAATTCGGTATGCTAGTGAAGATGAAATTGTTAAAAAAGAAAAATTTACGTTTTCACCTCGTCTAAAAGGGTATACGGCTGTCTTAGTAATTTTAACCGGTGTTTTAATCGGAATGTTATTTTTACGAAACGATTTAGATGCAACCATTCTAAGATTACCAGGCCAATTATATGAACATAAAGAAGGGAATATAATTAGCAATGTGTACACTTTTAAATTAGTGAACAAAACATCAACTGATATTAATAATATTCATTTCGCTTTAGTTTCGCATAAAGGCACGATAAAATTAGTACGTGAAGGAGATTTTAATGTTAAAGGGCAGCAATTAGCCGAAGGCACCTTGTTTATAGAAATAAATAACGCTGCCATAAAAAGTGATAAAGAAAAAATAAAAATTGAAATTTATAGTGGGGATACATTAATTGAAACTACCACAACGGCATTTTTAGCACCGAGAAGTTATCGATAA
- a CDS encoding sulfite exporter TauE/SafE family protein — protein sequence MILSALILGLMGSLHCVGMCGPIAFMLPVDRTNHLKKFIQIFIYHFGRLLAYGILGLVFGLLGKGLFVFGMQQKLSITIGVLMIVVILIPYKTFSKYNFSKPVYKIVGKVKNSLGKELQKKTPDTFLTIGFLNGFLPCGLVYMALFGAIAMGDALQGALYMVIFGAGTIPLMTTAIYFSALLKNTAKQKIQKLIPVFVVLIGALFILRGLGLGIPYISPAPVTQVVSADMECHE from the coding sequence ATGATTCTATCCGCACTCATATTAGGTTTAATGGGCAGTCTACACTGTGTAGGCATGTGTGGCCCTATTGCCTTTATGTTACCTGTTGATAGAACCAATCACCTAAAAAAATTCATTCAAATATTTATTTATCATTTTGGGCGATTATTGGCGTATGGAATACTAGGTTTGGTCTTTGGACTCTTAGGAAAAGGTTTATTCGTTTTTGGAATGCAACAAAAACTATCAATTACCATTGGTGTATTGATGATTGTGGTGATTTTAATTCCCTACAAAACCTTTAGTAAATACAACTTTTCAAAACCTGTATATAAAATAGTTGGGAAAGTTAAAAACAGCTTGGGAAAAGAACTTCAGAAAAAAACTCCTGATACTTTTTTGACGATAGGGTTTTTAAATGGGTTTTTACCTTGCGGATTAGTATATATGGCATTATTTGGCGCTATTGCTATGGGAGATGCGCTTCAAGGCGCATTATATATGGTAATATTCGGTGCAGGTACTATTCCGTTAATGACAACGGCTATTTATTTTAGCGCACTTTTAAAAAATACAGCGAAACAAAAAATTCAAAAATTAATTCCTGTTTTTGTAGTGTTGATTGGTGCACTTTTTATTCTACGAGGTTTAGGTCTGGGTATTCCTTATATTTCACCAGCACCCGTTACACAAGTTGTTTCAGCAGATATGGAGTGTCATGAGTAA
- the hemN gene encoding oxygen-independent coproporphyrinogen III oxidase has protein sequence MCSLVQKYNVPGPRYTSYPTVPYWDLPSFSGKKWESTLLKSFEESNATEGISLYIHLPFCERMCTFCGCHKRITKRHEVESPYISTVLKEWRLYCDILGQKPRIKELHLGGGTPTFFSPENLQGLIQGIFRSADKADGYEFSFEGHPNNTTKEHLQALFDVGFRRVSYGVQDYNEKIQKAIHRIQPFENVEKVTKWAREIGYTSVGHDLIFGLPHQTIDDVEHTILKTKSLMPDRLAFYSYAHVPWLSGNGQRGYKDADVPSGEAKRKQYERGKELLAQVGYEEIGMDHFALPTDSLSKALHTGSLHRNFMGYTASKTQVMVGLGASSISDSWYSFAQNVKGLEEYQHLVENNIIPIYRGHILTEEDSIIRKHILNLMCQFKTVLDINDSTLDTDLIMMKLQEMEADNLLEISSNTIVVTEKGRAFVRNICMAFDMHLYRKEPETRLFSMTV, from the coding sequence ATGTGCAGTTTAGTCCAAAAATACAATGTCCCAGGACCGCGATATACGAGTTACCCCACAGTACCTTATTGGGATTTACCTAGCTTTTCTGGTAAAAAATGGGAGTCAACTTTGTTGAAGAGTTTTGAAGAAAGTAATGCTACCGAAGGTATTAGCTTGTATATTCATTTACCTTTTTGTGAGCGTATGTGTACTTTTTGCGGCTGCCACAAACGCATTACCAAACGGCACGAAGTAGAGTCGCCATACATTAGCACCGTATTAAAAGAATGGCGTTTATATTGTGATATATTAGGGCAAAAACCACGAATTAAAGAATTACATTTAGGAGGCGGGACACCAACTTTTTTTTCACCTGAAAATTTACAAGGCTTAATTCAAGGTATTTTTAGATCTGCTGATAAAGCCGATGGCTACGAGTTTAGTTTTGAAGGGCACCCAAATAATACCACCAAAGAACATTTACAAGCCTTGTTTGATGTGGGCTTTAGAAGAGTAAGTTATGGTGTTCAAGATTATAATGAAAAGATTCAAAAAGCAATTCATAGAATTCAACCTTTTGAAAATGTGGAAAAAGTGACCAAATGGGCAAGGGAAATTGGCTATACTTCTGTTGGACACGATCTCATTTTTGGCTTACCACATCAAACCATTGATGACGTTGAGCATACGATTTTAAAAACAAAAAGTTTAATGCCTGACCGTTTGGCTTTTTATAGTTATGCCCATGTGCCATGGCTTAGTGGTAACGGACAAAGAGGCTATAAAGATGCTGATGTACCATCAGGGGAAGCCAAGCGCAAGCAATATGAACGCGGTAAAGAATTACTGGCGCAGGTGGGTTACGAAGAAATAGGGATGGATCATTTTGCCTTGCCAACCGACAGTTTGTCAAAAGCATTACATACAGGCAGTCTACATCGCAATTTTATGGGGTATACTGCTTCAAAAACTCAAGTGATGGTAGGTTTAGGCGCCTCAAGTATAAGTGATAGTTGGTATAGCTTTGCACAAAATGTAAAAGGATTAGAAGAGTATCAACATTTGGTAGAAAATAATATTATTCCGATTTATAGAGGTCATATTTTAACGGAAGAAGATAGTATTATTCGCAAACATATTTTAAATTTAATGTGCCAGTTTAAAACGGTATTAGACATTAATGACAGCACTTTAGACACCGATTTAATTATGATGAAACTTCAGGAAATGGAAGCTGATAATTTGTTAGAAATTTCATCAAATACAATAGTAGTCACCGAAAAAGGACGTGCATTTGTTCGAAATATATGTATGGCTTTTGATATGCATTTGTATCGAAAAGAACCTGAAACAAGATTGTTTTCAATGACCGTATAA
- a CDS encoding DUF3667 domain-containing protein: protein MKGTDQCKNCEEIIDTSFDFCPYCGQETADTLTFGVLFKNTINNYFSIDARFFRSFFPLMTKPGLLAKRFVNGKRLLYLHPAQFYLFISVVFFFFFSFTIRKVDDQMSKAIAEGFNQPIALDSLAVKIDSLGVEAAKNTLEEKAGMSAEEIRNIDSITVGSQKISGSSLILQKNMLDSLIAIGAPQAEKLKAMGKKEDTGAFLTKVYVQLLKLYEQRGGGIIQALYDTIPIAMFFMLPLFALLLKVFYWRRGTFAHHTVFSFYFFTFLFTTFCLLILANRFLDIPIWVEVLLFFSFIIYLMLALRTFYESNWIGAFFKAGFITFIYMLIVLPIAMVGVIFISFMLY from the coding sequence ATGAAAGGCACTGACCAATGCAAAAACTGTGAGGAAATTATTGATACTTCCTTCGATTTTTGTCCTTATTGTGGACAAGAAACAGCGGATACACTAACTTTTGGTGTGCTGTTTAAAAATACAATCAACAATTACTTTTCTATAGATGCGCGTTTTTTTAGAAGCTTTTTTCCTCTAATGACAAAACCAGGACTACTGGCCAAACGATTTGTAAATGGGAAACGACTCTTGTACCTGCATCCCGCACAGTTCTACCTTTTCATTTCCGTGGTTTTTTTCTTTTTCTTTTCTTTTACAATACGAAAGGTGGATGACCAGATGTCAAAAGCAATAGCGGAAGGTTTCAACCAACCAATAGCGCTAGATTCTTTAGCCGTTAAAATAGATTCTTTAGGTGTTGAAGCCGCTAAAAATACATTAGAGGAAAAGGCTGGAATGTCTGCTGAGGAAATTAGAAACATTGACTCTATTACTGTAGGTAGTCAAAAAATTTCTGGAAGCTCTTTGATCCTTCAAAAAAATATGTTGGACTCCCTTATTGCAATTGGGGCTCCGCAGGCTGAAAAATTAAAGGCCATGGGGAAAAAAGAAGATACTGGTGCTTTTTTGACTAAGGTTTATGTACAATTATTAAAATTATACGAGCAAAGGGGAGGGGGAATTATTCAGGCGCTTTATGATACCATTCCAATTGCCATGTTTTTTATGCTGCCCTTGTTTGCGCTATTATTAAAGGTTTTTTATTGGAGACGTGGTACGTTTGCCCATCATACCGTATTCAGCTTTTATTTTTTCACCTTTTTATTCACCACCTTTTGCTTACTTATTTTGGCCAATAGATTTTTAGATATCCCCATTTGGGTTGAGGTGCTCCTATTTTTTTCGTTCATTATCTATTTAATGTTGGCCTTGCGTACTTTTTACGAAAGTAATTGGATAGGTGCATTTTTTAAGGCTGGTTTTATTACTTTTATTTATATGCTGATTGTTCTGCCTATTGCTATGGTAGGGGTAATTTTTATTTCTTTTATGCTGTATTAA
- a CDS encoding group III truncated hemoglobin, translating to MELKELENREDVSQLVRSFYAKVRVDEVLGPIFNGIITDWESHLALLTDFWDTQLFLKRKYHGNPIKAHNEVDEKMNHNTTPEHFGLWLNLWFQTIDELFMGDNAFIAKNRARQISSMLYLQMFQNRSK from the coding sequence ATGGAATTAAAAGAGTTAGAGAACAGAGAAGATGTGAGTCAACTAGTACGTAGCTTTTACGCTAAAGTACGTGTAGACGAGGTTTTAGGCCCTATTTTTAATGGTATTATAACGGATTGGGAAAGCCACTTAGCACTTTTAACCGACTTCTGGGATACCCAGCTTTTCTTAAAAAGAAAATATCATGGCAACCCTATTAAAGCTCATAACGAAGTTGATGAAAAAATGAATCACAACACTACTCCAGAACACTTTGGTTTGTGGCTCAATTTATGGTTTCAGACTATTGACGAATTGTTTATGGGCGATAATGCTTTTATCGCTAAAAACAGAGCTAGGCAAATAAGCTCTATGCTGTACCTACAAATGTTTCAGAACCGAAGCAAATAA
- a CDS encoding universal stress protein: protein MKNIIVPVDFSIQSENALKVAASLAKKYKATIFALHMLELNDAYITSSQAAHPEQTVFLLKLAEKRFNEFLSKPFLKDVNVKPIIKHFKVFSEVNEVAEANNADLIIMGSHGTDGLMEIFVGSNTEKVVRNADIPVLVIKNDMEAFLPEKMLFACDLADENINAYQRAKYISNLLNVSLHILYINTPGDNFLSTQDIDDKIAKFSNAVGAEFIDVKVYNDYTVEKGVLNYAEDHNIDLIGITTHGRKGLAHFFRGSIGEDIANHSVLPVITFKI from the coding sequence ATGAAAAATATAATTGTACCAGTAGATTTTTCAATTCAGTCTGAAAATGCTTTAAAAGTAGCAGCTTCATTGGCAAAAAAATACAAGGCTACTATTTTTGCTTTACACATGCTAGAGCTCAATGACGCCTATATTACCTCTTCTCAAGCTGCACATCCAGAGCAAACTGTTTTTCTGCTTAAATTGGCAGAAAAACGCTTTAATGAGTTTTTAAGTAAGCCTTTTTTAAAAGACGTAAATGTTAAGCCAATTATTAAACACTTTAAAGTATTTAGTGAAGTAAATGAGGTAGCAGAAGCGAATAATGCAGATCTTATTATTATGGGTTCCCATGGAACCGACGGCCTCATGGAAATATTTGTAGGTTCGAATACTGAAAAAGTGGTGCGAAATGCAGACATTCCTGTTTTAGTGATTAAAAACGATATGGAAGCATTCTTGCCAGAAAAAATGCTTTTTGCTTGCGATTTGGCTGATGAAAATATTAATGCTTACCAGCGTGCAAAATATATCTCCAATTTATTAAATGTCAGCCTGCATATTTTATACATCAATACACCAGGTGATAACTTTTTAAGCACTCAAGATATCGATGATAAAATTGCGAAATTTTCAAATGCTGTTGGGGCCGAATTTATCGATGTTAAAGTATACAACGATTACACCGTTGAAAAAGGTGTTTTAAATTATGCGGAAGACCATAATATAGACCTTATTGGAATTACAACGCATGGTAGAAAAGGTTTAGCACATTTCTTTCGTGGTAGCATAGGGGAAGACATTGCAAACCACTCTGTACTGCCGGTTATTACATTTAAGATATAA